From one Ignavibacteria bacterium genomic stretch:
- a CDS encoding efflux RND transporter periplasmic adaptor subunit has protein sequence MKKLKNIFKNRASQFVLILLAGILLGWLVFGRTETHDHSKEIAASEKSGTIWTCSMHPQIRMDKPGKCPICGMDLIPLKTNDHNDHSNHEVDEDAIQMTPEAIALANIQTTVVGHQKAIKDMQLYGTIQIDERLQHSQTSHVNGRIEALYANFTGEPVKQGQAIAKIYSPDLMTAQQELLEAAKLNDLQPGLLAAAKEKMKLWKMTEEQISKVLSSKTVSPYVTIYANTSGVIVSKNVNQGDYISQGSVLYNIANLNRLWAVFDAYESDLPFLKVGNQLEYTLQSLPGKVFKGKIVFINPIVDAVSRTVKIRVEVNNAQNLLKPEMYATAVVNAPVRGSGKDIIVPKSAVLWTGKRSVIYVKEQGTSIPTFKMREIELGASLGDNYVVLSGVENGDEVVTNGAFSIDASAQLEGKVSMMNESKGMVSNEHHH, from the coding sequence ATGAAAAAATTAAAAAATATATTTAAAAACAGAGCCTCACAGTTTGTACTCATTCTGTTGGCAGGCATTTTATTAGGATGGTTGGTATTTGGCAGAACTGAAACCCACGACCATTCAAAGGAGATAGCGGCATCCGAAAAAAGCGGCACTATCTGGACTTGTTCTATGCACCCTCAAATCAGAATGGACAAACCGGGTAAGTGTCCTATCTGCGGCATGGATTTAATTCCTTTAAAAACAAACGATCACAACGACCACTCCAATCATGAAGTGGATGAAGATGCCATCCAGATGACCCCGGAAGCCATTGCATTGGCAAATATTCAAACTACGGTTGTCGGTCATCAAAAGGCAATTAAAGACATGCAGTTGTATGGAACCATTCAGATTGACGAGCGTTTGCAACACTCTCAAACTTCACACGTCAATGGTCGCATAGAAGCATTATATGCCAACTTTACGGGAGAACCTGTAAAACAAGGACAAGCCATTGCCAAAATATACTCTCCCGATTTGATGACGGCACAACAGGAGTTGCTGGAAGCAGCTAAATTAAACGATCTGCAACCGGGCTTGCTGGCAGCAGCTAAGGAAAAAATGAAGTTGTGGAAAATGACTGAGGAGCAAATTTCCAAAGTACTAAGTTCAAAAACAGTTTCTCCTTATGTAACTATTTACGCCAATACAAGTGGCGTAATTGTAAGTAAAAATGTGAATCAGGGTGATTATATCAGTCAGGGCTCAGTGTTGTATAACATCGCAAACTTAAACCGCTTGTGGGCTGTTTTTGATGCTTATGAAAGCGATTTACCTTTTCTCAAAGTTGGCAATCAGTTGGAATATACCTTACAAAGTTTGCCTGGCAAGGTCTTTAAAGGAAAGATCGTATTCATAAATCCTATTGTGGATGCTGTATCACGTACCGTCAAAATAAGGGTGGAAGTTAACAATGCCCAAAATTTACTCAAGCCTGAAATGTATGCTACCGCAGTAGTTAATGCACCAGTAAGAGGCTCTGGTAAAGATATTATTGTTCCCAAATCAGCAGTTCTATGGACAGGCAAACGCTCGGTGATTTATGTGAAAGAACAGGGGACTTCCATCCCCACTTTCAAAATGAGAGAAATTGAATTGGGAGCTTCATTGGGCGATAACTATGTAGTCCTTTCGGGTGTGGAGAATGGTGATGAAGTGGTAACAAATGGAGCTTTTTCTATTGATGCCAGTGCACAATTGGAAGGGAAAGTAAGTATGATGAACGAGAGCAAAGGAATGGTTTCAAACGAACACCATCATTAA
- a CDS encoding heme-binding domain-containing protein has product MKQKPKWKTISLSVIGFLVAFQFYQPARNVYDGQVEGSDFIQVYNPPKAVNQILEKSCYNCHSNNTKYEWFDYIQPGRMFVESHITNGKQDLNFSEWSNYYRGKQERLLQSIVTQVEKNEMPLLSYLWLHPEARLTKDEKQALINWIKDKK; this is encoded by the coding sequence ATGAAACAAAAGCCAAAATGGAAAACAATAAGCCTTTCCGTAATAGGCTTTCTTGTTGCCTTTCAGTTCTATCAGCCTGCCCGTAATGTGTATGATGGGCAGGTTGAAGGATCTGATTTTATACAAGTATATAATCCGCCAAAAGCAGTAAATCAAATTTTGGAAAAATCCTGTTATAACTGCCACAGTAATAACACGAAATATGAATGGTTTGATTATATCCAACCTGGTAGAATGTTTGTTGAATCGCATATTACCAATGGAAAACAGGATCTGAATTTTAGCGAATGGAGCAACTATTATAGAGGCAAACAGGAGCGACTGTTGCAATCAATTGTAACTCAGGTGGAGAAAAATGAAATGCCCTTGCTGTCTTATCTCTGGCTGCATCCTGAGGCAAGACTTACAAAAGACGAAAAACAAGCATTGATAAATTGGATAAAAGACAAAAAATAA
- a CDS encoding thioredoxin family protein, translated as MKRQIEVFTAGCPVCEPVVKTVKEMACDSCEVTVYNLVEQCDDKVCVDKMKKYNITSLPAVAVNGKLLACCENRGVSKEELAAAGIGKTI; from the coding sequence ATGAAACGACAAATTGAAGTGTTTACAGCAGGGTGTCCAGTATGTGAACCTGTAGTAAAAACAGTAAAAGAAATGGCTTGTGACTCTTGCGAGGTAACTGTTTACAACCTTGTTGAACAATGTGACGACAAAGTCTGTGTTGACAAGATGAAAAAGTATAACATTACTTCCCTTCCAGCGGTAGCTGTTAATGGAAAATTACTTGCTTGCTGTGAAAACAGAGGAGTAAGTAAGGAAGAATTAGCAGCCGCAGGTATCGGTAAAACCATTTAA
- a CDS encoding metal-sensing transcriptional repressor, translating to MLPRDLTKDLKDRLNSIKGQVEGVIKMLDESNDPAQILNQFKAVNKGFEKAQHLLLDEVFRKTLAMIISEALEACPGNCGQEERISIIKNQFPDLGLYELTDKMKEIDKVYEYLLKKREGMKEISLTIDNMVCQGCAEKISDILKETKGVEDVNTKAIKKIVNIKFNPTETNENELIAILTKAGYKPK from the coding sequence ATGTTACCGAGAGATTTAACAAAAGACCTTAAAGACAGATTGAATAGCATTAAAGGTCAGGTTGAAGGAGTAATAAAAATGCTTGACGAAAGTAATGACCCTGCCCAAATTTTAAATCAATTTAAGGCAGTAAACAAAGGTTTTGAAAAAGCACAGCACCTTCTATTAGATGAGGTTTTCAGAAAAACTTTGGCAATGATAATTTCCGAAGCATTAGAAGCCTGCCCGGGTAACTGTGGACAGGAAGAAAGAATATCAATTATCAAAAATCAATTCCCAGATTTAGGGCTTTATGAACTAACAGACAAAATGAAGGAAATTGATAAAGTTTATGAATATTTACTAAAAAAAAGAGAAGGTATGAAAGAAATATCATTAACCATTGACAATATGGTATGTCAAGGTTGTGCAGAAAAAATATCCGACATCTTAAAGGAAACCAAAGGTGTAGAAGATGTAAATACAAAGGCTATAAAAAAAATAGTGAACATCAAGTTTAATCCGACTGAAACTAATGAAAATGAACTGATTGCCATACTGACAAAAGCAGGATATAAACCTAAATAA
- a CDS encoding sulfite exporter TauE/SafE family protein, producing MMLENFLNEFISTFQEGSILSLGLALLAGLISSGVCPCTLPVGLGFAGYVGSTTIRESKTGFSITFSFFLGIVFCLTVLGAIAGYLGVFLTETFGKYWALVMGIISIIAAGIAFYGPYLRVRQLEALRRPGIGGSFIYGLIFSLGTSAAPLLLLLSFAASKASIFYGLILALLFGIGRGLPFLVVGLFASSVSKLAKLTWLRKSI from the coding sequence ATGATGTTAGAGAACTTTTTGAATGAATTTATAAGCACTTTTCAAGAAGGTTCTATCCTTAGCTTAGGACTTGCTTTGTTGGCAGGATTGATTTCAAGTGGCGTTTGTCCTTGCACTTTACCCGTTGGACTTGGTTTTGCAGGTTATGTTGGCAGCACTACTATTCGTGAATCCAAAACAGGATTTTCGATAACATTTTCATTCTTTTTAGGAATTGTGTTTTGTTTGACAGTATTGGGAGCCATTGCCGGATATTTAGGAGTTTTTCTAACTGAAACTTTTGGCAAATATTGGGCATTGGTGATGGGGATAATATCAATAATTGCAGCAGGTATTGCCTTTTATGGTCCTTATTTGCGTGTGCGACAACTTGAAGCATTACGCAGACCAGGAATTGGCGGGTCATTTATATATGGTTTGATTTTTAGTTTGGGAACATCAGCAGCCCCCCTACTATTATTGTTGTCTTTTGCAGCATCTAAAGCAAGTATTTTCTACGGACTGATTTTGGCACTTTTATTTGGAATCGGAAGAGGATTGCCTTTTTTAGTAGTTGGTCTTTTTGCAAGCTCTGTTTCAAAACTTGCCAAATTGACTTGGTTAAGGAAAAGTATTTAA
- a CDS encoding class I SAM-dependent methyltransferase, whose protein sequence is MTLNPADRWNQRYAQPEYAYGSLPNVYFQSRLDELTPGTILLPADGEGRNGVYAATRGWDVDSFDISTEGQKKALALAKERNVNIRYHVGTLDTAPFLNQTFDALALVYAHFSPDTRSDYLASLVNLLKVGGYVIFEAFSKENLLYRGKNPGIGGPPDAGSLYSLQEVRSAFEHFSIVELAQVETELHEGLYHNGLGSVIRFFGRKL, encoded by the coding sequence ATGACTCTAAACCCGGCAGATCGGTGGAACCAGCGCTATGCGCAACCTGAGTACGCCTACGGCTCGTTGCCAAATGTATATTTTCAGTCACGCCTCGATGAACTGACTCCCGGTACTATACTCCTGCCTGCCGATGGCGAAGGACGTAACGGTGTGTACGCCGCTACACGCGGATGGGATGTTGATTCGTTCGATATTAGCACAGAGGGACAAAAAAAGGCTCTTGCCCTTGCAAAGGAAAGGAATGTTAATATTCGTTACCATGTGGGGACGCTTGACACAGCCCCCTTCCTGAATCAAACGTTCGATGCCCTTGCCCTGGTATATGCTCACTTTTCTCCCGATACCCGTTCTGATTACCTGGCATCGCTGGTTAACCTGCTGAAGGTAGGGGGCTATGTCATATTCGAGGCGTTTAGCAAGGAGAACTTGCTGTACCGTGGTAAGAATCCTGGCATTGGCGGTCCGCCCGATGCCGGTAGTCTGTACTCGCTGCAAGAGGTGCGCTCTGCGTTTGAACACTTTTCAATTGTTGAACTCGCCCAGGTTGAAACAGAGCTGCACGAGGGCCTATATCATAACGGTCTCGGCTCGGTAATTCGGTTTTTTGGTCGTAAGCTGTGA